GCTAATAAGGCATCTAAGTTGAGTCCAATAGAAGCTTTAAGATATGAATAATAAAAACGCTGAATTAATTCAGCGTTTTTATTTTTATTATTAACTTTTTATATAAACTTATATAAATCATATAATGTATAATTGAATTAAATATAAAGAAAGATGGAGAGTGTATAAAATGAAAAAAATGAAATTTTATGAGTATTTATATTCAATAAACTCTAATAAAGAAGATGAATTGATTGAATTTTTTTATGATAATGAATTTAAAGATTATTATCTCGATAATGATTTTAAAACAAATCTTCAAGTTTTAAAGCTTTATACATCTTATGAAAACCCAAATGATAATATAATCGATGAGTTAAATAATAAATTTAATTTTGAACTTTTATCTAAAAGTGTTGTAATTGAAAAAGATTGGTTAAAAGCTTGGCTTGATACATTAGAAGTTTTTGAATTTGTCAAAGATATTTGGATAAATCCATTTCCAGAAAAAGAATTAAAAAATAAAGAAAAAGTTATAAAAATAATTCCAGGAACGGCTTTTGGTACAGGTCTTCATTCTACAACAAAACTTGCTGGTAGAATTTTAAATGATATGAATTGTGAAAATAAAACAGTTATAGATATGGGTTGTGGAACAGGAATACTATCGATATTGGCAAAATTAAAAGGTGCAAAAGATGTTTATGCTTATGATTATGATGGTTTAGCAATTGAAAAAGCAATTGAAACTATTACAATAAACAATTTGGATATAAAAATTAAACAATCAAATTTTTTAGAAAATGTAAATGAAGATATAAAAAGTGATATTTTTGTTTCAAATATGGTTGCAGAAATATTGATAGAGTTACTGAAAGATGAAAAATTTGATGGCATTATAAAAGAAGGATCTTATGTTATTTTTTCAGGTATTATGGACAAAAAAATAGATCTTATAATGGAAAAAATTAAAGAACATAATTTAGAATTGATAGAAAAAACGGAGGAAGGTTCATGGATAGGTTTAAAATTACAGAAGAAGAAGTAAAGGTATTGAAAAAACAAATGAAAAGAAAGATTGATGAAAAAGTAAAAATTATGAAATATTGCAAATATGGATATCCACAGATAATAAGAAATTATCCTTTAAAGAAGGATAAACCATTTCCTACTCTTCATTGGTTAAGCTGTCCTTTTTTAAATTCAGAAATTTCTAAATTAGAATCTATACAAGAAATTTCAAGAATTCAAAAGATAATAGATGAAGATGAGAATTTAAGAGCTGATTACTTTAAAGCACATCAAGAAGAAATAAAAATTAGATTAGAAATATTAGATGATGAAATAAATAAATTATCAAGTCCAATAAAATTAAAGTTGAAGGAAACTGGAATTGGAGGAATAAAAAATTTTTCTAATATCAAGTGTTTACATTTACATGTGGCATCTTATCTTGGTGGAATAAAAAATCCTGTTGGAAAAATAGTTGTAGAGAGTCTTGAAAATTTAGAATGTGCTAATTGTATATGCTGTGACTTATGAGGATGGTTTAAAATGGTAAATAGAGATCTTATAAAAAACATACCTGCAAAACCTGGTATTTATATATTTAAAGATAAAGATTTTAAACCCATATATGTTGGGAAAGCTAAGAGATTAAAAAATAGGTTAGGTTCTTATTTTAATCCTTCAAATCAATTAAAAAATGAAAAGACTTTGAAGATAATAAACGATTCAGAATATATAGATTACATTTTAACAGAAAGTGAAGATGAAGCTTTTGTTCTGGAAGCTAATCTCATATATACATATAAACCAAAATACAATATTTTATTAAAAGATACGAGAGTTTATCCTTATATACTCATTACCGATGAAAAATATCCGACTATAAAATATGTTAGAATTAAAAATGAACAAAAAGGAACCTATTTTGGACCTTATCCAAATGTTAGATTTGTTAAAGAAGTTATAGAAGTTTTGCAAAGAGTATATAAGGTTAGATCATGTGAAAGAAATATGGATAGAAAAAGTAAACCTTGTTTTTTATATCATCTTGGAATGTGTTATGGACCATGTTATAAAGAAATTGATGAATCATCATATAAGAATGCAGTTAATGATGTTTTAAATTTTCTCAAAGGAAATGTTGAAAAAGTTAAAGAGTATCTTGAAAAGTATATGGAAGAATATTCTAAAATATTAAATTTTGAAAAAGCTGCTCAAATGAGAGATACACTTTTAAAACTTGATAGATTATTCATAAAACTTGGTGTTGAATTTAAACATAATAAAAACATAGATGTTATAGTCTATGAAGAACCTATTTATGTTTTATTGAAAATAAGAGAAGGATATTTAATATCAAAAGTTTCTTTTACCCTTGATTCCGATATAAATGAGTTTATACATCAATTTTATATAATAAGAAAAAATGAAATTCCACCACAAATATTTACACTTTATGATGAAAATATAGATGAACAAATAAAAAATTATTTAAAAAATAATGGACTTAAAATGTTTAATAAATTAAGCAGAAGATCAAGCATATATTCATTAGCTTTTAAAAATTTGGAAGAAGAACTCAAAAGGTATACAGATCTTGGAAATACATTAAAACAAGCGAAAGAAATATTAAGTTTAAAAAAAATACCAAAAAAAATAGAAGGTATAGATATATCACATCTTCAAGGAATGTATACGGTGGCATCTCTTGTGAACTTTGAAAATGGTAAACCAGAAAAAAGTGGTTATAGACGATATAGACTCGATGAGTTTAAAGAACCTAATGATTTTGAAAGTATAAAAACTGTTATAAAAAGAAGATATAAAAAACATGAACTTCCCGATTTATTATTCATTGATGGCGGTAAAGGACAGGTTAATTCTGCACTTAAAGCTCTAAATGAATTAGGTTATGATTTAAAAGACGTAGACCTTGTTGGTATTGCGAAAGAAGATGAAAGAGTTGTTTTTCCAGGAGAAATGGATGATTTACATCTTCCACTTGATAATCCAGTTTTAAGGTTATTGATATATATTAGAGATGAAACTCATAGATTTGCCATAGGATTTAATAGAAAATTGAGATCTAAAAGATTTGAAAAAACCAAATTAGATGAAGTTTCTGGTATAGGACCTGTTAGAAAGAAAAAACTTATAACTCATTTTGGAGGATTAAATGAAATTTTGGAAGCTTCAGTAGAAGAAATAGCTGAAGTAATAAATAGTGAAAAAGTGGCAAAAAAGATAAAACAAGAATTGGGGGATAAATAATGATAAATGATTTTATTCTATTGGGAGCAAAACAACTTTCAAAATATAAAAATAAACTTGCAGATGAATATGATCATCTCTTTCATGTTTGTATAGCTGATTCTGAAAATAAAGTTCCTTGTTTGAGCTATTTTGTAGATGAACAAGGCAGAGTTTTTAAAACTATAAGTGCTGAACCTCCAAAAAAGGTTATGAGTTGTTTGTATCCAGTAGATATAGATTTTAAAAATGAATTGAGTGATGAATATGAACTTTTTTTATTAAAAAATAATAAAGTTGCAAACAAAGTTTTTTACTCTGGAATAGTACAATCACCTTTTAAATTTTATCCATATATTTTAGAAGGTGATGAAAGATTAATAAAAAAAATGAAATTTAAAGAAAAATTGAATGGAGAAAAAAACTTATCTTTTGATGAAATAATTGATGAAGATACTTTTGAACAAATAATGAAAAAATATAAGATAATATCAGATAATATATATTATCATCCATATTTAGATAAAATACATATTGTTTTTTTATTACCAAAAAATATAGACATTGAAAAAAGAGGTCTTATGATAGAAATTTCAAGATGTTTGAAAAATAAGATACTAAAAAATTTTGACTTTTTGGAAACTTCATATAAAATGCCAGATATGAATTTAAAAGATCCTGCCCTATGTGCATTTAAACTCAGAGCAGATTATATAAAAAATATCGATTTTGAAGATATTTATAAAAGTATGATAAATGAGATAAGAAAAGTTATTAATTATATAGATGATATAGATATAGGAGGAGAATGAAATGGCTAAAATAGCTTTAGATCCTATAGAAGAAAAGAGAGAAGAAACGCCTAAAAAAATAAAAATAAATAAAAAATTTTCTCCTGGATCTATAATATTAGAAATGTTTTTGGGAACTTTTAATATAATATTTTCTATAGCCATATTAAGTTTTTCAATAATTTTAAATCTATTAAAATCTACTATACATCAAATAATAGGTTCTCAATTTACTTTAGATATGAGACCATTGATTTTTATAACTATACCCATATTCCTTTTTGGAGTCTTTTTACATTTTTATTCTATTGAAAGGATAGCAAAAAGATATTATAAGTTATATGGTCTTTTAATTTTTTTTAATGGTATTTTTATGTCTGGAATTATATTATTTTACATATATAAAATGTCTATAAATTGGTTTGGTGTAAGCATATTTGGAAACACTTCAATAGGTTTAAATCAATGGTTTTATCTGCCTTCAATTTTATATATAATATATTCTATTTTTACGATATATTATTCTTTAATTCTCATGAGAAAATAAAATGGAGAGTATTAATACTCTCCATTTAAAACTTTTTCTTCTTCATTATTTTTAATTATTTCTTCTATTCTTCTACATGCAGCGAAATGACCTTCATTAAATTCTTTTATTTCTGGTTCTTCCAAAGCCCAACATTCTTCCTTTGCGTATGGGCATCTTGGATGAAATCTACATCCTTTTGGAATATTTGCTGCAGAAGGTATTTCACCTTTTATAGGGACTTTTTTTACTTTATTTACTTTTCCTGCAATTGGTTCGCATACAGCAGATATCAAAGCTTTTGTATATGGATGAAGTGAATTATCTATAACATCATCTGGTGTTCCCATTTCTACTATTTTACCAAGATACATAACAGCTATTCTATCTGTAAAATATCTTGCAGTTGATAAATCATGAGTTATGTATAAATATGTCAAATTTAACTCTTTCTGCACTTGTTTTAACATATGAAGGATTTCAGCCCTAGTTGATAGATCTATCATTGAAACTGGTTCATCTGCGACTAATAGTTTTGGAGATAGCATTAAAGCTCTGGCCGTTGAAGCTCTTTGCCTCTGACCACCAGAAAGCATATGCGGATATCTACCCATAAACTCTTCTGGGGGCATTAATCTAACTTTTTCCAATCCATTTTTTATTAGAATTTCTCTTTTTAATCTATCTTCTTCAATTTTATGAATTATCAAAGGTTCTTCCATAACATCTTTCACTTTAAATCTTGGATTCATAGATGCATAAGGATCTTGAAATATCATTTGTACTTCTGTTCTATATTTTTTTAATCTATCTTTAGATATATGAGTCACATCTTCATCATTGAATATTAATTGACCATCTGTAGGTTCATGAAGTTGCATGACCATTTTTGCTGTTGTAGTTTTACCACAACCAGATTCACCTATTAGACCGAATATTTCCCCTTTTTTAATACTGAAAGAAACCCCATCTACCGCTTTAACATATCTTTGCTGACCTGAAAAAAATTCTTTCATAGTTCTTTTTATTGGAAACCATTTTTTTAAATTTTTTATTTCAACTAAATTTTCAGTTTTCATCTGCATCACACCTCCAACATGCTACCTTATGTTCAGCTTCTATTTCTTTTAAAATAGGTTCTTCTGTTTTACATTTTTCAAAAGCATAAGGACAACGAGGATGAAATCTACAGCCTTTTGGAGGATTTAAAAGATTAGGAGGTGTTCCTTTAATAAAAGCTAATTCTTTTACATTTTCATGTAATTTAGGAGTTGCCGCTAATAGCCTTTCAGTATAAGGATGAGCAGGTCCCTGTTCACCATATATTTGTTGATTTGTACCTATTTCTACTATTTTTCCAGCATACATAACAGCGATTCTATCTGAAACTTCTGCTTCTGTAGCCAAATCATGAGTTATAAATATGAATGAAAGATTCAATTTTTCTTTTAAATCTTTCAAAAGATTTATTATTTGAGCTTGAACTACAACATCAAGAGCTGTTGTAGGTTCATCACATATGACTAATGAAGGTTCTAAAAAAAGTGCTGAAGCTATAGCAATTCTTTGTTTCATACCACCTGATAATTCATGAGGATATCTTTTTAAAATATCTTCTGATAATCCAACATAGTTTAAATATTTTATCATAGTTTTTTTAGCCTCTGATTTACTCATAGGCTTATGCAATTGAAGAGTTTCCATCAATTGTTTTTCTATAGTGAAAACAGGTGTTAAAGAGTTCATAGCACCTTGAAATACCATAGAAACTTTTTCCCATCTTATATTTTTCCTCAATTCTCTTTCTGTTAATGGAACTATATCTTTACCATCTATTAATATTTGACCTCCAACGATTTCACCAGGAGGTGAAGGCATTTTTAATATTGAAAAACCTGTTGTGGTTTTACCACAACCAGATTCACCAACAAGACCTAAAGTTTCTCCCTTTTTTAATTTAAATGATATGTCATCAACTGCTTTTACATCACCATTTTCGGTTTTATAATACATTTTAAGATTTTTAACTTCTAAAGCAATATCATTATTCAAAATAATCACAACCTTATCTTGTTTTTAGTTTAGGCATTAATATTTTATCCATAGAAAAGCCAATAAATGCGAATGTCATTCCAACCACAGATATCATTAACCCAGGAGGAATAATCCACCACCAAATACCTTGAACCATTGCTCCACCAGTTCTTGCATCTTGAAGGATTTGACCCCAAGTTACAATAGAGGCATCGCCAAGTCCTAAAACACTCATACCTGCTTCAGTAAGTATTGCTGCAGGTACAGATAAAGCCATGTTTGCAAAAGAATAAGGTACTAATAAAGGGATCATATGTTTAAAAATTATTCTTGAATTACTTGCACCTAAAGCTTTTGATGCTTCTATATAAGTTTCTTCTTTTATTTGAAGACCCATACTTCTAACGGTTCTTACAGAACCAGTCCAATTTAATAAACACATCAAAATTATTAAAGTCCATATACTTGGTTTAAATATTGCAGATATGACTATTAATATTGGGATAAATGGAATATTTAAGAAAAATTCTAAAATTCTTTGCATAAAAGAGTCTACCCAACCACCATAATAAGCACTGGTTATACCATAACTAACACCTACTGTTACTGAAATAGCAGCTGTTAAAAGACCTATTAATAAAGCCCATTTTATTCCCGCAAGAACGCCACTCCAAAGGTCTCTTTTAAAATTATCGGTACCAAGTACACCAGAAACTTTTCCATTTATTTTAGCTAAAGGATTAGAGATCTCTCCTTCTCCTTTGGTAAAAATAGCTTGAACTGTTATTTTATAATCTCCTTTTAAAAATTCTGGAGATGATATAATATTTTCTTTTGCTTGTGAAAATATTATATTTAAAGGGTTTATAGTGCTCTTTAACACACTTGATGAGTTTTCATAATCTATTTTATTTGCAAATTTATATGCACCATCTTTAGCATCTGTACCAAGAGAAATTCTTACATCAGATTTATTGCTCAGGTTTAAAGATTTTTTTGATAAAATTATTTTTTCTCCATCTGGGCGTATCAAATTAATACTTATAATTGGAGAACCAATTGCATCAAAATGTATTATAAAATCTTCTGGTGCAGTCGCAAAATCAAAGTTATAATCAAAATCAAAATTATATATTTTTAAAGCACCTTTAGAAATTTCTTCAAAGTTAGAGTTTTCTAATATTTGTGTTTCAGGCAATTTTTCTTTTCTAAACCAATTAGTCCAAACAGGTGCTGCACTTTTTGGATTGTCTTCCCAATAAGTTATATCTCTCCATCTGTTGGTTGCTTCTGGATAAGGAGAAATAATTGGTTCAAATATAGT
This sequence is a window from Oceanotoga teriensis. Protein-coding genes within it:
- a CDS encoding 50S ribosomal protein L11 methyltransferase, which codes for MKKMKFYEYLYSINSNKEDELIEFFYDNEFKDYYLDNDFKTNLQVLKLYTSYENPNDNIIDELNNKFNFELLSKSVVIEKDWLKAWLDTLEVFEFVKDIWINPFPEKELKNKEKVIKIIPGTAFGTGLHSTTKLAGRILNDMNCENKTVIDMGCGTGILSILAKLKGAKDVYAYDYDGLAIEKAIETITINNLDIKIKQSNFLENVNEDIKSDIFVSNMVAEILIELLKDEKFDGIIKEGSYVIFSGIMDKKIDLIMEKIKEHNLELIEKTEEGSWIGLKLQKKK
- a CDS encoding DUF501 domain-containing protein; the protein is MDRFKITEEEVKVLKKQMKRKIDEKVKIMKYCKYGYPQIIRNYPLKKDKPFPTLHWLSCPFLNSEISKLESIQEISRIQKIIDEDENLRADYFKAHQEEIKIRLEILDDEINKLSSPIKLKLKETGIGGIKNFSNIKCLHLHVASYLGGIKNPVGKIVVESLENLECANCICCDL
- the uvrC gene encoding excinuclease ABC subunit UvrC — protein: MVNRDLIKNIPAKPGIYIFKDKDFKPIYVGKAKRLKNRLGSYFNPSNQLKNEKTLKIINDSEYIDYILTESEDEAFVLEANLIYTYKPKYNILLKDTRVYPYILITDEKYPTIKYVRIKNEQKGTYFGPYPNVRFVKEVIEVLQRVYKVRSCERNMDRKSKPCFLYHLGMCYGPCYKEIDESSYKNAVNDVLNFLKGNVEKVKEYLEKYMEEYSKILNFEKAAQMRDTLLKLDRLFIKLGVEFKHNKNIDVIVYEEPIYVLLKIREGYLISKVSFTLDSDINEFIHQFYIIRKNEIPPQIFTLYDENIDEQIKNYLKNNGLKMFNKLSRRSSIYSLAFKNLEEELKRYTDLGNTLKQAKEILSLKKIPKKIEGIDISHLQGMYTVASLVNFENGKPEKSGYRRYRLDEFKEPNDFESIKTVIKRRYKKHELPDLLFIDGGKGQVNSALKALNELGYDLKDVDLVGIAKEDERVVFPGEMDDLHLPLDNPVLRLLIYIRDETHRFAIGFNRKLRSKRFEKTKLDEVSGIGPVRKKKLITHFGGLNEILEASVEEIAEVINSEKVAKKIKQELGDK
- a CDS encoding DUF4895 domain-containing protein, with translation MINDFILLGAKQLSKYKNKLADEYDHLFHVCIADSENKVPCLSYFVDEQGRVFKTISAEPPKKVMSCLYPVDIDFKNELSDEYELFLLKNNKVANKVFYSGIVQSPFKFYPYILEGDERLIKKMKFKEKLNGEKNLSFDEIIDEDTFEQIMKKYKIISDNIYYHPYLDKIHIVFLLPKNIDIEKRGLMIEISRCLKNKILKNFDFLETSYKMPDMNLKDPALCAFKLRADYIKNIDFEDIYKSMINEIRKVINYIDDIDIGGE
- a CDS encoding ABC transporter ATP-binding protein; the protein is MKTENLVEIKNLKKWFPIKRTMKEFFSGQQRYVKAVDGVSFSIKKGEIFGLIGESGCGKTTTAKMVMQLHEPTDGQLIFNDEDVTHISKDRLKKYRTEVQMIFQDPYASMNPRFKVKDVMEEPLIIHKIEEDRLKREILIKNGLEKVRLMPPEEFMGRYPHMLSGGQRQRASTARALMLSPKLLVADEPVSMIDLSTRAEILHMLKQVQKELNLTYLYITHDLSTARYFTDRIAVMYLGKIVEMGTPDDVIDNSLHPYTKALISAVCEPIAGKVNKVKKVPIKGEIPSAANIPKGCRFHPRCPYAKEECWALEEPEIKEFNEGHFAACRRIEEIIKNNEEEKVLNGEY
- a CDS encoding ABC transporter ATP-binding protein, producing MYYKTENGDVKAVDDISFKLKKGETLGLVGESGCGKTTTGFSILKMPSPPGEIVGGQILIDGKDIVPLTERELRKNIRWEKVSMVFQGAMNSLTPVFTIEKQLMETLQLHKPMSKSEAKKTMIKYLNYVGLSEDILKRYPHELSGGMKQRIAIASALFLEPSLVICDEPTTALDVVVQAQIINLLKDLKEKLNLSFIFITHDLATEAEVSDRIAVMYAGKIVEIGTNQQIYGEQGPAHPYTERLLAATPKLHENVKELAFIKGTPPNLLNPPKGCRFHPRCPYAFEKCKTEEPILKEIEAEHKVACWRCDADEN
- a CDS encoding ABC transporter permease translates to MKWKDFSYAFNEFWTEFRKIKSGMVGLVLLIILILITIFEPIISPYPEATNRWRDITYWEDNPKSAAPVWTNWFRKEKLPETQILENSNFEEISKGALKIYNFDFDYNFDFATAPEDFIIHFDAIGSPIISINLIRPDGEKIILSKKSLNLSNKSDVRISLGTDAKDGAYKFANKIDYENSSSVLKSTINPLNIIFSQAKENIISSPEFLKGDYKITVQAIFTKGEGEISNPLAKINGKVSGVLGTDNFKRDLWSGVLAGIKWALLIGLLTAAISVTVGVSYGITSAYYGGWVDSFMQRILEFFLNIPFIPILIVISAIFKPSIWTLIILMCLLNWTGSVRTVRSMGLQIKEETYIEASKALGASNSRIIFKHMIPLLVPYSFANMALSVPAAILTEAGMSVLGLGDASIVTWGQILQDARTGGAMVQGIWWWIIPPGLMISVVGMTFAFIGFSMDKILMPKLKTR